In the Desulfonatronovibrio magnus genome, one interval contains:
- a CDS encoding DUF4160 domain-containing protein, which produces MPAISMFYGIIVYLYFKDNKQHKSPHIHVRYQEYEVVVSIPEGDVLEGNIPKSKM; this is translated from the coding sequence ATGCCTGCAATATCAATGTTTTACGGGATTATCGTTTATTTGTACTTTAAGGATAACAAACAACACAAAAGTCCACATATCCATGTAAGATATCAGGAGTACGAAGTGGTTGTTTCTATTCCGGAAGGGGATGTCTTGGAAGGGAATATTCCGAAATCAAAGATGTAA
- a CDS encoding DUF2442 domain-containing protein — MNPRIKQVIPRDDYKLLLFFTNGEKGVYDCLNLLDFGVFRELQDKNYFKLAKALHGTVVWPHEQDICPDTLYVDSVKENA, encoded by the coding sequence ATGAATCCAAGAATTAAACAAGTCATACCAAGAGATGATTATAAACTGCTGCTGTTTTTTACAAACGGAGAGAAAGGAGTTTATGATTGTTTGAATTTGCTTGATTTCGGAGTTTTTAGAGAGCTTCAGGATAAAAACTATTTCAAATTAGCGAAGGCATTGCATGGCACAGTTGTATGGCCGCATGAGCAGGATATATGCCCCGATACGCTTTATGTTGATTCAGTAAAAGAAAACGCCTAA